AGCATCCGGGCACTCGTGCGGTATATGCCGAGCGTCTGGTTAAAGAAGGCGTGATTGAGGCAGGCGAGGGTGAGGCGATGATCGCAAGCTACCGCCAGGCGATGGATGAAGGGCGCAACTCGATCCAGCCGGCAATTGAAAAAGCTGAAAAACCCGTTTCCAGCTGGTCCGGTCTTAAAACCGGCACGAAGTGGAATACGCCGGTCGATACCACCGTATCCTTAGCGCGACTGCAGCAACTGGGGCGCGTGCTGACGACCATACCGGATAACTTTATCCTGCAATCCCGGGTACAGAAAATCGTTGAGGATCGCTCGGCCATGGCGCGCGGCGAATTGTCGCTCGATTGGGGTATGGCGGAAAATCTGGCTTACGCGACCTTGCTTACCGAAGGGTATCCGGTGCGTCTGTCAGGTCAGGATTCCGGTCGCGGCACCTTTTTCCACCGTCATGCGACCTGGCACGACCAGAATCGCGTGGTCTGGCACGAAGGCATACACATTCCGTTGCAGCATCTGGCACAGAATCAGTCCGATTTCGTTGTGATCGATTCACTCTTGTCCGAAGAGGCGGTACTCGGTTTTGAATACGGCTATGCAACGGCCGAGCCTAACACCCTCGTGTTGTGGGAAGCGCAGTTCGGTGATTTTGCCAACGGCGCTCAGGTCGTGATTGATCAGTTTATCGCCTCAGGCGAAGTCAAATGGGGCCGTTTATGCGGACTGGTGATGCTGCTGCCGCACGGCTACGAAGGGCAGGGGGCCGAACACTCGTCGGGCCGCATCGAACGCTATTTGCAATTGTGTGCCGATTACAACATTCAGGTGTGCGTACCGTCGACACCGGCGCAGATGTTCCATCTTCTGCGTCGTCAGATGTTGCGCCCAACGCGCCGGCCGCTGATTGTGTTTACGCCTAAGAGTTTGCTGCGCAGCAAGGACGCCGCATCTCCCTTGACCGATTTCACGGACGGCAGTTTCCGAGCCGTCATCGGGGAAGTCGAAGCGCTCGCCGTTGACAAGGTGCGCCGCATTATCGCGTGTAGCGGCAAGGTCTACTACGATCTGCTTAATGCACGCCGCGCCAAGGGTATAGAGGATATGGCGATCATCCGTATTGAACAGCTCTATCCCTTCCCGCATGAAGCGTTTGCAGCACAGGTCGCAGCCTACCCGAATGCAACCGAAATGGTCTGGTGTCAGGAAGAGCCGGGCAATCAAGGTGCATGGCATCGCATTCAGCACTATTTGTCGCGCCACTTACGTCAGGGTATGCGACTCGAATACGCGCTGCGACCGTCCTCTGCAGCACCGGCAGCAGGTTATCTCGCGGTACACAACGAACAGCAGAAAGCGGTGATCGAAGCCGCCTTCCGTCCCGATCTCGATATCAAGAATATTCCAGGAGCAGGTCATGAGCATCATTGAAGTTAAAGTACCGCAATTATCCGAATCCGTTTCAGAAGCAACGCTGCTGACCTGGCACAAAAAGGTGGGCGATGCGGTGCTCGAAGGTGAAAATCTGATCGACGTTGAAACCGACAAAGTGGTGATGGAACTGCCTGCTTCTAAGAGCGGCGTGCTGAAAAAAATCATAAAGGCGGACGGCGATAAGGTCGGCAGTGAAGAGCTGATTGCGCTGATCGACACGACGGCGGTCGCAACGGCTGCGCCCGCCGCTGCAAAAATCGATGCACCCGTACCGCCTTCGGTACGCAAACTGGCGCATGAGCTCGACATCGATGCGGCCAGCTTAGAGGGCAGCGGGCGCGCAGGTCGCGTGACCAAAGAGGATGTGCTGAGTGCTGCAACACCGAAAGCAGCCCCCATTTTACCGTCAGCCGCAGCTCCAGCCGGCGGCCGTCCCGAGCAGCGCGTCCCGATGACGCGTATTCGTCAGCGCATCGCCGAGCGTCTGGTGCAATCGCAACAGACGGCCGCCATCCTCACCACCTTTAATGAGGTGAATATGCAGCCGGTGATCGATCTGCGTACGAAATACAAAGATGCGTTCGAAAAGAAACACGGTGTAAAGCTCGGGTTCTCGAGCTTCTTCGCTAAGGCGGCCGTGTATGCGCTGCAAAAGTTCCCTATCGTCAATGCGTCGGTGGATGGCACCGACATCATCTATCACGGCTATTTCGACATCGGCATCGCGATCGGCAGCGAGCGCGGACTCACGGTGCCTATTCTGCGCGATGTGGACAAACTGAGTTTTGCCGATATCGAAAAGCAAATTGTGGATTTCGGCGCAAGGGCTAAAACGGGTAAGCTCACGATGGAAGAGTTGACCGGCGGCACGTTCTCCATTTCCAACGGCGGCACCTTCGGTTCCATGCTGTCCACACCGATCATCAATCCACCGCAGGCAGCGATCTTGGGGATACACGCGACCAAAGACCGTGCCGTGGTCGAAAACGGTCAGATCGTGATCCGCCCGATCAACTATCTGGCCGTGTCCTACGATCATCGCATCATCGATGGTCGTGAGGCGGTGCAGTTTCTGGTCGCCATCAAGGAAGCGCTCGAATCCCCTGAACGCATGCTGCTGGATCTGTAATGACCTTTCAGGCCTATCGCATTTTTGAGGAAAACGGCGCGTCCGCGGGGCGCTTTGTTGATTTGACGCTGGATGATCTCGATTCCGGCGACGTGGTGATCCGCTCGCATTACTCCAGCGTGAATTACAAGGATGCACTGGCGGCAACCGGTACGGGTAAAGTCATACGCCGTTTTCCCTGTGTGGGCGGTATCGATGTATCGGGTGTGGTCGAAAGCTCATCGGATGCACGCTTTAAGGCAGGCGACGAGGTGCTGGTGACCGGTTACAACCTCGGGGTGTCGCATGACGGCGGTTTTTCTGAAACCGTGCGCGTACCAGCTGACTGGGTCGTGCCGCTGCCTGCGGGACTGAGTTTGTTTGATGCGATGGCGCTGGGAACGGCAGGCTATACCGCCGCGTTAGCGATCCACAGGATGGAGCAAAACGGCCTGAGCCCCGAGCAGGGGCGCGTGATCGTGACAGGTGCGACAGGCGGGGTGGCGAGTCTGTCCATCGTGATGCTCTCGCAGTTAGGCTATACGGTCACAGCGTTAACCGGCAAGGCGAATGAGCACGACTATTTGAGTTCGCTGGGGGTGAGTGAGATTATCTCGCGTCACGATCTGGTGATGGGCACGCGTCCGATGGAAAAGGCCCTGTGGGCGGGCGCTGTCGATTCAGTCGGCGGCGAAACACTCGCGTGGCTCACGCGCACCATGGCGCAAAACGGCGTGATTGCAAGCTTCGGCAATGCCGGCGGGGTTGAATTTCATACCACCGTGTTGCCCTTCATCTTGCGCGGCGTTACGCTGATCGGTGTCGATTCTGCCGCAACCCCGATGCCACTGCGTCAGCGTGTCTGGCAGCGTCTGGCAAGCGATCTTTATCCTAAAAAACTCGCGCAAGTGGCGCACACGTTGCCCTTCGAGCGCTTAGCGGAGGCTTTTGATCCCTTGCTGCAAGGCAAAGGGGTCGGGCGCACGGTGATTCAATTTTAGAATGCCTTGAAATAACGCATCCAGCGCAGCGCGGGCCCGCTTAAAAACTGTCCCGCCACTGCCTGAGCGCCGCGAAGACGGCTGCTTCAGATGTATCAGTCAACCCCCGTTGTTGCAGTGATCGTATGATGGCCGTTTCCGTGCAGCGCAAAAATGGATTGGTGGCTTTTTCGAGTGCGAGGGTAGATGGCACGGTCGATAAGTTCGCAGCACGCAGTCTCGCTGTGTCGGCGATGCGAATTTTTAAGGCGGCATTGTCCGGCTCGCAAACAGCGGCGAAGCGCAGATTGGACGCGGTGTATTCGTGTGCACAGTACGCAAGCGTCGCCTCTGGCAGCATGGATATGCGTTGCAGCGAATGGTGAAGTTGCGCAACGCTGCCTTCGAAGCTCTTGCCGCAACCAGCACCGAACAGGACATCGCCACAAAACAGGAGGGGGGGCACCGCGTTTTGGGCAAAAAAAGCGATATGATCGTCCAAGTGGCCCGGGATTTCCATGATGTCAAACACCAGACCGAATGCATCCAGCCTGACCTGTTCCCCTTCCAGAAGTGCGTGGGTGATATGAGGATTTTTTTCATGTCGACGACCATAGACCGCCACGTTGTATACTGCGCGCAATTTTTCGATCCCGCCGACATGGTCGTGGTGGCGATGGGTGCAGAAAATGCCTGTAAGCTTGAGATTGTTTTCCGCTAAATAGGCCAGTACCGGTACGGCATCACCGGGATCGACCACAACCGCCTCGCTGTCGTTGTGGATAGCCCAGATATAATTGTCCTGAAAGGCGGGGAGTGCGGTGATTTTATACATGGGTATTTGAAAGTTGAGAGATGACAGATTGTAAGTCAACTGCGCGAAGTTTGAGCGAGTGGTTTGCCACCACGCCGGGCGGCTATGTGCTCGACTATGAACAGGCCTGGTTTGACCGTTCTGTAAACGATATCTTTGGCTACAACGCGCTGCAACTGGGATTGTCCGGACACGATTTTTTGCGCAATAGTCGCATCCCTTTGCGCTTTAGCGGCGAAGACAAAACAGGCGCGGCCCTCAGGCTATGCGCAGACGAATTACCGATCGCCTGCGGGAGTCTCGATCTGGTGCTGCTGCCACACCTGCTGGAATTTTCAGCACTGCCTCATGCCATTTTGCGCGAGGTTGAGCGGGTACTCAGAGCCGAGGGCAGCCTGATTATCAGTGGTTTTAATCCGCACAGTTTATGGGGGCTGCACCGCACGATGGTCAGGCGTCAGGGTTATCCTTGGTGCGGCCATTTTATCGCGCTGCACAGGCTACGCGACTGGCTGTCTTTGCTGGGCTTTGAAGTGGCAGAAATCAGCTTCGATGCGTATGCGCCGCCGTTTCAGCAATGGCTGTCGCGTACGGATTTGATCGAGTCGGCAGGCAAGCGCTGGTGGCCGGCAAGCGGCGGGGTGTATTTTGTGCACGCCATCAAACGCGTACCGGGCATGCGTCTGCTCAAGCCTAGCTGGAATGCAGGATTGGTTAAAAAACTGCTGCCGGTGGCACCCAAACTGAATAATCCGCAGCGCGGCGACACGGCCAGCTGCGACAATAATGTGAACAGGTTAGATCATGAATAGTGAAATTGTAGAAATTTTTACCGACGGGGCCTGCAAGGGGAATCCGGGCGTCGGCGGCTGGGGCGCATTGCTGCGCAGCAAAGGCGTGCAGCGCGAACTGTTTGGCGGCGAAGCCCATACCACGAACAACCGGATGGAATTGATGGGCGCCATCTCGGCGCTCGAAGCGTTGACGCGGCGCTGTCAGGTGAAATTGCATACTGATTCCAAATACGTGCTGCAGGGCATTACAACCTGGCTGGCAGGCTGGAAGCGCGCAGGGTGGAAGACCTCCAGCCGGCAACCTGTCAAAAATGAAGATTTGTGGCGTCGCCTCGATGCGCTGGTGATCCAGCACGAGATCGAGTGGGTGTGGGTCAAAGGGCATTCCGGTCATGCGGGGAACGAACACGCGGATGAACTGGCTAATCGCGGGGTTGCGATGATACAAGAACAAGCGAACGGAATGCTTTAATGCGAAAAATTGTACTGGATACCGAGACCACGGGGCTTGATCCTAAAAAAGGTCATAGAATCATAGAAATAGCAGCGATAGCTCTGGAAGGACGTAAAGTCTCCAAGCGGCATTTTCACCATTATCTGGACCCTGAACGCGAAGTCGACGAGGATGCGGCACGCGTGCACGGCTTCACCTGGGATATGCTCAAAGGTCGCGCTAAATTTGCCGACATCGCGACCAGCTTTTTAGAATTTGTGGACGGCGCCGAACTGATGGCGCATAACGCACCGTTCGATATGAGCTTCATCAACAACGAGCTGCGACTGCTGGGATTACCGCCGCTTGAGAATCCGGTTGTCGACACCCTGAAAATGGCCCGCGAAATGCATCCGGGCAAGAAGAACGGTCTGGATGCCTTGTGCAGTCGCTACGAGATCGACAATACCCATCGCACCCTGCACGGCGCGTTGCTCGATACGGAATTGCTGGCTGAAGTGTATTTCGCGATGACGCGCGGTCAGGAGAGCCTGTTAGGTGAGGATGAACCGCCCGCTGCGCGAGAAATTGCCGTGTTAAGTACCGATGCCTCGCGGCCGACCGTACGGGTGCTGTTGCCAAGCCCCGATGAGCTGGCTGTCCATGCCCAGCAACTGCTCGACATCGACAAAGCCAGCAAAGGCGCCTGCCTTTGGACGAAGCTGGAGAGTGCGGCATGAAGCGGCGTTTGACGGGGTTTGCTGCGTTGTTAGCCGTGCTGTATATGGGAGCTTGCTTCTATATGTGGTCGACCCAGATGCAACAGGTCTTCGAACCGACAATGGAGTGGCAGACGACGCCGGCTCGCATGGGGATGAACTATGAGGCGCTGCGCATCCCTGTGGGTTCGGGAGCCGATAAGGGAGAGTTGGACGCGTGGTGGGTGCCAAGTGAGCTGCCCGATGCGCCGACGCTGGTTTATTTTCACGGCAATTACCGTAATATCGGCAACAATCTTGCGCATACCCGACACCTGCATCAACTGGGTTACAACGTGCTGCTGGCGGACTATCGGGGTTTTGGCAAAAGCAGCGGCGGCAAGCCCAGCGAAGCCAAGGTCTTTGAAGATGCCGAGGCCGTTTGGCAATATGCCATCGGGCAGCGAGGTCGACGGCCTGCACAAACCGTCATTTACGGTCATTCGCTGGGGGGTGCGATTGCCATCGATCTGGCGGTCCACCATCCAGAGGCGGCGGGGCTGATCACCGAGGGCACGTTTACCTCGATGCAGGCGATGGGACAAATCAATTATGGTTTTCTGCCCATCGGCTTATTGCTGAATCAGCGTTTTACCTCGATTGAAAAAGTGCCCGCTTTAAAAATTCCCGTGCTGTTTATTCACGGTACCTGGGATAAAAAAGTGCCGGTTGAAATGGCTAAGCAGTTGTATGCGGCGGCAGGCGAGCCTAAGTCATTGCTGCTGATCGAAGGCGGCGAACACAACAACAGCGGGACGATAGGCTGGGTAGAATACCGCGATGCGGTGACCGCTTTCGTCAGGAAAAATACGCATTAATTAAAAACACCATATAATCCGCACATTACGCCAGATAAAACGCGGCGTGGCACACTAACTCAACACTATAAAATCCCGTTTCAGGGATTACGGAACAAATATGAAATCAGATGTCATCATTATCGGTTCAGGCGCAGCAGGCCTGATGTGCGCACTCCAAGCCGGTCTGCGCGGTCGTTCCGTGGTATTGCTCGATCACGCCAAGAAGCTGGCGGAAAAAATCCGCATTTCAGGCGGCGGGCATTGCAACTTCACCAATATCAACGCGAAACCTGAAAATTATATCTCCAGCAATCCGCATTTCTGCCGCTCCGCGCTGGCTCGCTACACGCCGAATGACTTTATCGAGCTGTTGCAAAAGCACAATATCAAATTCCATGAAAAGACGCTGGGCCAGCTGTTTTGCGATGACGAATCCGAAGTCATCATCGCCATGCTGCGCACGGAATGCGATGCGGCAGGCGTCAAGCGCTTCATGAACTGCGAAATCGAAGAGATCAAACATACGCCCTATGATGCGGATGCGGGTATCGGCAAAAAGGCCAAATACTATGTGTCGACCTCGCGCGGCGAATTCGAAGCGGTTTCGCTGGTGATTGCCACCGGCGGTCTGTCTATTCCTAAGACGGGTGCGACGCCCTATGGTTATCACGTCGCCGAGCAGTTCGGCGTGCCGATCACTAAATTGAGGGCAGGGCTGGTACCTTTGACCTTTGCGCCGGATGAATGGAAGCCTTATGCGGATCTGACGGGCGTCTCATTCCCGGCGATCGTCACCACCGCGAAACAGTCATTCCGCGAAGATCTGCTGGTCACGCATCGCGGTTTGAGTGGTCCGGTCATTTTGCAGGCTTCCTCTTACTGGCAGCCGGGTGAAGTATTGCACATTAACCTGTTGCCTGATCTTGATATGGCAAGCGTGTTAGATGAACATAAAACCAGCAAGAAACAGCTGGCCAATTTCCTGACACAATGGTTCCCGAAGAGTTTTTCAGATGTATGGTGTTCAGATAAAAAGCCGTTCGAAAACAAGCCTTTGAATCAGTATAATGACAAACAACGCAAAGTCATTGCCGAACAGTTGCACGACTGGCAGGTGGTGCCTTCAGGCACACAGGGCTATGCCAAGGCGGAAGTCACCTGCGGCGGCATCGACACACAGGCGCTGTCGTCCAAGACGATGGAATGCAACGACGTCCCCGGCTTGTATTTCATCGGTGAAGTCGTGGACGTCACAGGACAACTGGGCGGTTACAACTTCCAGTGGGCCTGGGCATCCGGTTTCGCTGCAGGGCAGGCGGTCTAAATCTTGAAACAAGGCTCACTGATAAGCAAACTCTTCGCGCTGATCGCAACCGCGACGCTGCTTATCGTCGGGTGGATGTTTTTCGCCGTGTTGCTGGTGTTTCTTCTGAGCGCGGGACTGATTATCTTTGGCTGGATCTGGTGGAAAACCCGCGCACTGCGCCGCCAGTTGCGTGTACACAAGCAATTCAGAGCGAGTGCGGCAAACGATGCGGAAGCCTTTCATGCGGATGAATTTACAGGCGACATCATCGAGGGCGAAGTGATCCGCAAAGTGGTCTCGATCGAAGAGATCAAACGCCGCCCGGATGACCTGTAACAGCCATGCTGCTCAATTGCGTCGCATATCGACATGGCGTCAAAATCGCCGAACCCACCGTGGAGGAAATCAGCGATTATCTGGCGCGTACTGACTGCTTTGTCTGGGTCGCGATGCGCGATGCGACTGAAGCCGAACTCAACACCATGCAGGAGGAGTTCGGCCTGCACGATCTGGCAGTTGAAGATGCGCGTCACGGCCATCAGCGTCCCAAAGTCGAGGAATATGGCGATACGCTGTTCGTTGCGATGCATTTACCGGAATATATCGACGCTGAATTATCCGTAGGTGAGGTCAATGTCTTCGTCGGGCGAAATTTCATCCTCTCGATACGCAGTCGAAGTTCTCATAATTTGCTCGGGGTACGCGAGCGCTGCGAGCGGGAGCCGGAACTGCTGAAACTGGGCTCGGGCTTTGTGCTTTACGCGCTGATGGATGCGGTTGTCGATCGCTATTTTCCGCTGATCGATAAGCTTGAATTGCAGTTGGAAGCAATTGAAGAACATCTGTTCGATAAGGGATATTCGCTCGCGACCATCGCGCAGCTCTACGGCCTGAAACGAAAAATTTCCGTGCTCAAACATGCCGTGATGCCGCTGATGGAGGCTACCAGCAAACTCTACGGTGGACGCGTGCCGCCGATTTGCGTCAACACACAGGAATATTTGCGCGATGTGTACGATCACTTAACGCGCATCAATACGACGATAGACATGATGCGTGACACGATCACCACGGCGATTCTGGTCAGCCAGTCGACCGTATCGATCGAGCAGAATGAGGTCAACAAGCGTCTGGCTGCATGGGCGGCGATTTTTGCCGTTGCAACGGCGTTTGTGGGCATCTGGGGTATGAATTTTCAGCATATGCCGGAACTGAAACTGGAATATGGCTATCCGCTGGCGCTGCTGGTGATCATTACGGTTTGCGGATTACTGTATTTCCGTTTCAAGCGTGCAGGCTGGCTGTAACGACAACGGCCAGATAGCGCAGCGCAGTCTATTTTCCCACGTTGATCTCGCTGAGCGTATGGATGAGTGCCTTGTTCAGAGCCTCCAGCGTTGCCAGTCTGTTGCCGCCGTCATCGTTCGTTTTCTGGCTATATCTTAAGCTCACGAGCTGGCGTTTGAGTTCATCCATTTCAGCCTGCATATAGGCCATTCCGGCATCGATACCTGCTGAATAGTCCGCAAATGTGGGGGTGTGA
Above is a window of Gallionella capsiferriformans ES-2 DNA encoding:
- a CDS encoding 2-oxoglutarate dehydrogenase E1 component, whose translation is MMQDSSLLFAAPFVEELYEQYLIDPDSVTDEWRGYFDALPPWNKAGSEQPHSPVQNAFELMHASVAAAPDMEHERKQVKVLQLINAHRFLGLRVANLDPLARHAKPVVPELDPAHYGLLESDMNTIFETGSLVAAARLTLREILQLLRQTYCGSIGAEYMYISDVPQKRWIQNRLEGVRGLAGYDAAQRRRILGRLTAAETLERYLHTKFVGQKRFSLEGGDTLVPLLDHLLQRAGGQGVKEAVIGMAHRGRLNVLVNILGKQPSMLFAEFEGIHAEHLTSGDVKYHQGFSADIETAGGKLHVALAFNPSHLEIVNPVVEGSVRARQHRLKDLEGKKVIPILLHGDAAFAGQGVVMETLAMSQTRGYRTGGTVHIIINNQIGFTASDSRDVRSSQYCSDVAKMIDAPIFHVNGDDPDAVMLITEIALDYRMQFGRDVVIDMVCFRKLGHNEQDEPLVTQPFMYRFIRQHPGTRAVYAERLVKEGVIEAGEGEAMIASYRQAMDEGRNSIQPAIEKAEKPVSSWSGLKTGTKWNTPVDTTVSLARLQQLGRVLTTIPDNFILQSRVQKIVEDRSAMARGELSLDWGMAENLAYATLLTEGYPVRLSGQDSGRGTFFHRHATWHDQNRVVWHEGIHIPLQHLAQNQSDFVVIDSLLSEEAVLGFEYGYATAEPNTLVLWEAQFGDFANGAQVVIDQFIASGEVKWGRLCGLVMLLPHGYEGQGAEHSSGRIERYLQLCADYNIQVCVPSTPAQMFHLLRRQMLRPTRRPLIVFTPKSLLRSKDAASPLTDFTDGSFRAVIGEVEALAVDKVRRIIACSGKVYYDLLNARRAKGIEDMAIIRIEQLYPFPHEAFAAQVAAYPNATEMVWCQEEPGNQGAWHRIQHYLSRHLRQGMRLEYALRPSSAAPAAGYLAVHNEQQKAVIEAAFRPDLDIKNIPGAGHEHH
- the odhB gene encoding 2-oxoglutarate dehydrogenase complex dihydrolipoyllysine-residue succinyltransferase, yielding MSIIEVKVPQLSESVSEATLLTWHKKVGDAVLEGENLIDVETDKVVMELPASKSGVLKKIIKADGDKVGSEELIALIDTTAVATAAPAAAKIDAPVPPSVRKLAHELDIDAASLEGSGRAGRVTKEDVLSAATPKAAPILPSAAAPAGGRPEQRVPMTRIRQRIAERLVQSQQTAAILTTFNEVNMQPVIDLRTKYKDAFEKKHGVKLGFSSFFAKAAVYALQKFPIVNASVDGTDIIYHGYFDIGIAIGSERGLTVPILRDVDKLSFADIEKQIVDFGARAKTGKLTMEELTGGTFSISNGGTFGSMLSTPIINPPQAAILGIHATKDRAVVENGQIVIRPINYLAVSYDHRIIDGREAVQFLVAIKEALESPERMLLDL
- a CDS encoding YhdH/YhfP family quinone oxidoreductase; the protein is MTFQAYRIFEENGASAGRFVDLTLDDLDSGDVVIRSHYSSVNYKDALAATGTGKVIRRFPCVGGIDVSGVVESSSDARFKAGDEVLVTGYNLGVSHDGGFSETVRVPADWVVPLPAGLSLFDAMALGTAGYTAALAIHRMEQNGLSPEQGRVIVTGATGGVASLSIVMLSQLGYTVTALTGKANEHDYLSSLGVSEIISRHDLVMGTRPMEKALWAGAVDSVGGETLAWLTRTMAQNGVIASFGNAGGVEFHTTVLPFILRGVTLIGVDSAATPMPLRQRVWQRLASDLYPKKLAQVAHTLPFERLAEAFDPLLQGKGVGRTVIQF
- the gloB gene encoding hydroxyacylglutathione hydrolase; the encoded protein is MYKITALPAFQDNYIWAIHNDSEAVVVDPGDAVPVLAYLAENNLKLTGIFCTHRHHDHVGGIEKLRAVYNVAVYGRRHEKNPHITHALLEGEQVRLDAFGLVFDIMEIPGHLDDHIAFFAQNAVPPLLFCGDVLFGAGCGKSFEGSVAQLHHSLQRISMLPEATLAYCAHEYTASNLRFAAVCEPDNAALKIRIADTARLRAANLSTVPSTLALEKATNPFLRCTETAIIRSLQQRGLTDTSEAAVFAALRQWRDSF
- a CDS encoding methyltransferase domain-containing protein; protein product: MSEWFATTPGGYVLDYEQAWFDRSVNDIFGYNALQLGLSGHDFLRNSRIPLRFSGEDKTGAALRLCADELPIACGSLDLVLLPHLLEFSALPHAILREVERVLRAEGSLIISGFNPHSLWGLHRTMVRRQGYPWCGHFIALHRLRDWLSLLGFEVAEISFDAYAPPFQQWLSRTDLIESAGKRWWPASGGVYFVHAIKRVPGMRLLKPSWNAGLVKKLLPVAPKLNNPQRGDTASCDNNVNRLDHE
- the rnhA gene encoding ribonuclease HI; translated protein: MNSEIVEIFTDGACKGNPGVGGWGALLRSKGVQRELFGGEAHTTNNRMELMGAISALEALTRRCQVKLHTDSKYVLQGITTWLAGWKRAGWKTSSRQPVKNEDLWRRLDALVIQHEIEWVWVKGHSGHAGNEHADELANRGVAMIQEQANGML
- the dnaQ gene encoding DNA polymerase III subunit epsilon; this translates as MRKIVLDTETTGLDPKKGHRIIEIAAIALEGRKVSKRHFHHYLDPEREVDEDAARVHGFTWDMLKGRAKFADIATSFLEFVDGAELMAHNAPFDMSFINNELRLLGLPPLENPVVDTLKMAREMHPGKKNGLDALCSRYEIDNTHRTLHGALLDTELLAEVYFAMTRGQESLLGEDEPPAAREIAVLSTDASRPTVRVLLPSPDELAVHAQQLLDIDKASKGACLWTKLESAA
- a CDS encoding alpha/beta hydrolase encodes the protein MKRRLTGFAALLAVLYMGACFYMWSTQMQQVFEPTMEWQTTPARMGMNYEALRIPVGSGADKGELDAWWVPSELPDAPTLVYFHGNYRNIGNNLAHTRHLHQLGYNVLLADYRGFGKSSGGKPSEAKVFEDAEAVWQYAIGQRGRRPAQTVIYGHSLGGAIAIDLAVHHPEAAGLITEGTFTSMQAMGQINYGFLPIGLLLNQRFTSIEKVPALKIPVLFIHGTWDKKVPVEMAKQLYAAAGEPKSLLLIEGGEHNNSGTIGWVEYRDAVTAFVRKNTH
- a CDS encoding BaiN/RdsA family NAD(P)/FAD-dependent oxidoreductase → MKSDVIIIGSGAAGLMCALQAGLRGRSVVLLDHAKKLAEKIRISGGGHCNFTNINAKPENYISSNPHFCRSALARYTPNDFIELLQKHNIKFHEKTLGQLFCDDESEVIIAMLRTECDAAGVKRFMNCEIEEIKHTPYDADAGIGKKAKYYVSTSRGEFEAVSLVIATGGLSIPKTGATPYGYHVAEQFGVPITKLRAGLVPLTFAPDEWKPYADLTGVSFPAIVTTAKQSFREDLLVTHRGLSGPVILQASSYWQPGEVLHINLLPDLDMASVLDEHKTSKKQLANFLTQWFPKSFSDVWCSDKKPFENKPLNQYNDKQRKVIAEQLHDWQVVPSGTQGYAKAEVTCGGIDTQALSSKTMECNDVPGLYFIGEVVDVTGQLGGYNFQWAWASGFAAGQAV
- the corA gene encoding magnesium/cobalt transporter CorA produces the protein MLLNCVAYRHGVKIAEPTVEEISDYLARTDCFVWVAMRDATEAELNTMQEEFGLHDLAVEDARHGHQRPKVEEYGDTLFVAMHLPEYIDAELSVGEVNVFVGRNFILSIRSRSSHNLLGVRERCEREPELLKLGSGFVLYALMDAVVDRYFPLIDKLELQLEAIEEHLFDKGYSLATIAQLYGLKRKISVLKHAVMPLMEATSKLYGGRVPPICVNTQEYLRDVYDHLTRINTTIDMMRDTITTAILVSQSTVSIEQNEVNKRLAAWAAIFAVATAFVGIWGMNFQHMPELKLEYGYPLALLVIITVCGLLYFRFKRAGWL